One Ciconia boyciana chromosome 9, ASM3463844v1, whole genome shotgun sequence genomic window carries:
- the KCTD19 gene encoding BTB/POZ domain-containing protein KCTD19: MEVSKPSSAGPDCKAEPESIMESAEEELINFNVGGWYFSIPKSKVAQFPESLLWKEASVQDQSENLRLFIDQDGFIFRHLHYYMQTSKLSFFSCAELNLLYEQALILQLTPLLQILDNLKEEKYNLHVQPADTPVAERTSLNYWRTRKCTRKPSEIPPNSPAFTGLHERAPLGLVDTPLLDTEDEVNYCFLPLDLVAKYPVLVKDENLLWLLENAALIECECSEFRFIVNFLRSEKMLLPDDFSNIDALEEEVLILGIPELIDAVKIYRGSCSAVSSTVAGAGGWQGAAAAAGDSPPRSPLYAMALGLLANYPDSALGQLRVGSNLGRSRLHVSGNGILFQHARNWLGTCQLPLTENISEIQELCAYLDKRDTTYEPMKDALKCYLKQQMPAESRDYKTDWTAEVSVCSLHQIVKVYVGSNWYETYLQTLLKYPELLSNDKKVSWITYGQSLLIHGDGQMFRHILNFLRLGKLFLPAEFKEWPLFCQEAEEYQIPSLLEALYHSDAYSYYKHLVSPPRKRGMRGSLTKKVESKDSASHIQKLISLVKEWDAVSSKRCDFEHVRMSDGCITESVSQCDTPEKDRGVKAPIASSPEKISFTIQGNNHISQYEAGAEAKQPEQYVFAQSLPPAPSAGMYQFNTIKTTSTVGNDAENINREQPEESLPSEGRDKTLQMKLIPLKDKTRDSKQTDVVLADHRNVGLILKVEHPPVLGSDGFCTSNEDSVVYSALLDGSQVDTPDTQALSKNIVFVSFALSHEEIFYARKCHFFLTDVILDSVRQKDPKEITAKVGTLVNRLWTQQITPREFVTDLLNTEYFKGDRNVHEELLHWVEFTLPFAWKYSHCLNLLIQRGFARSVSYFAFEM, encoded by the exons ATGGAGGTCTCAAAACCCTCAAGTGCAG GACCAGACTGCAAAGCA GAACCGGAGAGCATTATGGAATCTGCAGAAGAAgagttaattaattttaatgtcgGTGGCTGGTATTTCTCAATTCCCAAAAGTAAAGTTGCTCAGTTTCCTGAATCTCTGTTGTGGAAAGAAGCTTCTGTACAAGATCAGTCTGAAAATCTAAGATTATTTATTGACCAAGATGGTTTTATATTTAGGCACCTTCATTATTACATGCAGActtcaaaattatctttttttagcTGTGCTGAATTGAACTTATTGTATGAGCAAGCATTAATTTTGCAGCTGACACCTTTATTACAG ATTTTAGATAATCTGAAGGAGGAGAAATATAATTTACATGTCCAGCCTGCAGATACACCAGTAGCTGAAAGAACATCTCTGAATTACTGGAGAACACGAAAATGTACCAGGAAGCCATCAGAGATTCCTCCTAACAGTCCAGCATTCACAG GGTTACATGAAAGAGCTCCCCTAGGGCTAGTGGATACACCTTTACTAGATACGGAAGATGAAGTGAATTACTGTTTTTTGCCACTAGATTTGGTGGCAAAATATCCTGTACTAGTTAAGGATGAAAATTTGCTGTGGCTGCTTGAGAATGCAGCCCTGATCGAGTGTGAGTGCAGTGAGTTCCGCTTCATAG ttaattttcttcgcTCAGAGAAGATGTTGTTGCCTGATGACTTCTCCAACATAGATGCCTTGGAGGAAGAAGTTTTAATTCTGGGAATTCCTGAGCTTATAGATGCTGTGAAGATCTATAGAG gcagctgctccGCAGTGTCCTCCACCgtggcgggggctggggggtggcagggggcagcagcagcagcgggggaCTCCCCGCCGCGATCCCCGCTCTATGCCATGGCACTGGGGCTGCTGGCCAACTACCCGGATTCGGCTCTGGGACAGCTCCGCGTGGGCAGCAACCTGGGCAGGAGCCGCCTGCACGTCTCTGGCAATGGCATCCTCTTCCAACACGCCAG GAATTGGCTGGGAACTTGCCAACTTCctctcactgaaaatatttctgaaatccaAGAGCTCTGTGCTTATTTGGACAAAAGGGACACCACATACGAGCCAATGaaagatgctttaaaatgctATCTGAAACAACAGAtgccagcagagagcagagattATA AAACAGACTGGACAGCAGAAGTATCCGTATGCTCACTCCATCAGATTGTGAAAGTTTATGTAGGAAGTAACTGGTATGAAACTTACTTACAGACTTTACTGAAG tacCCAGAGCTGCTGTCTAATGACAAGAAAGTCTCTTGGATCACATACGGTCAAAGTCTTCTAATCCATGGAGATGGGCAAATGTTTCGGCACATTCTCAACTTTCTAAGACTTGGGAAATTGTTTTTGCCAGCTGAATTTAA AGAATGGCCTCTCTTTTGTCAAGAAGCCGAGGAGTACCAGATCCCTTCTCTTTTAGAGGCACTTTATCACTCTGATGCATACAG CTATTACAAACATTTGGTAAGCCCTCCAAGGAAGAGAGGAATGAGAGGCAGTTTAACAAAGAAAGTAGAAAGTAAAGACTCAGCCAGTCACatccagaaattaatttccctggTAAAGGAATGGGATGCAGTGAGCTCCAAGAGGTGTGATTTTGAGCACGTGAGAATGTCTGATGGTTGTATCACAGAGAGTGTATCTCAGTGTGACACTCCTGAAAAGGACAGGGGTGTCAAAGCTCCTATTGCCTCTTCTCCTGAGAAAATAAGCTTTACAATTCAAGGAAACAATCACATTAGCCAATATGAAGCTGGAGCTGAAGCAAAGCAGCCAGAGCAATATGTGTTCGCACAGAGTTTGCCACCTGCTCCAAGTGCTGGAATGTATCAATTCAACACCATAAAAACTACTTCCACAGTAGGAAACGATGCAGAGAATATAAACAGGGAGCAACCAGAAG AAAGTTTACCCAGTGAAGGAAGAGACAAGACCTTGCAAATGAAACTCATCCCTCTAAAAGACA AAACAAGGGACAGCAAACAAACTGACGTTGTCCTGGCAGACCACAGAAATGTAGGACTGATTCTTAAAGTTGAACATCCTCCAGTTTTAGGCAGTGATGGCTTTTGTACAAGCAATGAAGACAGTGTTGTTTACAGCGCTCTGCTGGATGGCAGCCAGGTGGATACTCCAGACACTCAAGCACTGTCCAAAA ATATAGTTTTTGTTAGCTTTGCTCTCTCACACGAGGAGATATTCTATGCCAGGAAGTGCCACTTTTTCCTGACCGATGTCATCCTGGATTCAGTAAGGCAGAAGGATCCCAAAGAAATCACAGCCAAAGTTGGGACCCTTGTGAACAGGCTTTGG ACTCAGCAGATCACACCCAGGGAGTTTGTTACTGATTTACTGAACACAGAGTATTTTAAAGGGGACAGAAATGTTCATGAAGAGCTACTTCACTGGGTGGAA TTTACCCTACCATTTGCATGGAAGTACAGCCACTGCCTCAACTTACTGATCCAGAGAGGGTTTGCTAGATCAGTCTCATACTTTGCCTTTGAAATGTAA
- the TPPP3 gene encoding tubulin polymerization-promoting protein family member 3 translates to MAGSTEMASLEESFRKFAIYGDTKATGQEMNGKNWAKLCKDCKVTDGKSVTSTDVDIVFSKVKGKTARVINYEEFKKALEELAPKRFKDKSKEEAYEAICQLVAGKEPINVGVTKAKKVGAVERLTDTSKYTGSHKERFDESGKGKGKSGRENIVDTSGYVSAYKNAGTYDAKVKK, encoded by the exons ATGGCCGGGAGCACTGAGATGGCATCCCTGGAAGAAAGCTTCCGCAAATTTGCCATCTACGGCGACACCAAGGCTACGGGGCAAGAAATGAATGGGAAGAACTGGGCCAAGCTGTGCAAAGACTGCAAAGTCACTGACGGCAAAAGCGTCACCAGCACCGATGTGGACATTGTCTTCTCCAAGGTGAA AGGGAAGACAGCCCGTGTCATCAACTACGAGGAGTTCAAGAAGGCACTGGAGGAGCTGGCCCCCAAGAGATTTAAGGACAAGAGCAAAGAAGAGGCGTATGAAGCCATCTGCCAGCtggtggcagggaaggagccCATTAACGTGGGTGTCACG AAAGCCAAGAAGGTGGGGGCTGTGGAGAGGCTGACGGACACCTCCAAGTACACGGGCTCCCACAAGGAGCGCTTTGACGAGAGCggcaagggcaagggcaagAGTGGGCGGGAGAACATCGTGGACACCAGTGGATACGTCAGTGCCTACAAGAACGCAGGCACCTACGATGCCAAAGTGAAAAAATAG